GCTCCACCAAGAACTTCACCATGGCCAGATTGTTGCACGAGGCGGCACAATGCAAAGGCGTCCtatataatattattattatttttgttttcgccacaacaaaaaacaaatcaatcaTGGCGGTTAACGGAAACCAATAAACATGCTCGTTTTTACCATCCATCACTGTCTTGGGCATTGACGTCACAGCCAAGTTCGACGAGGAACCGCACGATCTCTAAATGACCGGCGCATATGGCGTTGTGAAGCGCCGTAATTCCTTCGTCATTGGCAGCGCTGGGATTAGACACCTATACACAtccaattaaaaaataaataaatagacaAACCTCCTGCGATTCAAGGACTCGTGGCTTTGGAAAAATACGCACCTCAAGCGCAGTCTTTTTAACGAGTTCTAGTTCGCCTTCCAACGAGGCGTCCAATAGCAAAGCCAACGGATCGAAGCTGACTCGCCGCGACTTTCGCAAAGCGTCGGCTGTGCCGCTCTTTAAATTACCCTTGCGCAATCGTCTGGCCACGCCTTCTAGTGGCGGCGAGGGATCGCGTGCCTCTGTCATTAGCGACGCCGCTCCCTTATCAACCGCCGAGTCTTCATCGTAGTTGGGTGCAGAAAGTGGATGCGCCGATGCCATCGGAGATTCGCCCGATTGGTCCGAATACGTGGCACCTACCCTGTCCTCCGCTTGTTCTATTTGCGGATGCGACGATTCATCATCCCGCTCATCCTCGGCATCCATCGCCTCATCCTTGGTTAGCTCGGCCAGGAACTCTGGCGGCTGCGACGGTGGCGGAGGCGGCAGGGGAGGCGGCGGAGGCGGAATCACGTGTTTCTTTAGCGTTAAAGGTTTAGGTTTGAGTGGGAGTTCCGCTTTGGCCAGCAAATAGTCCGTACCCTTCTCATCCTGAAATTTACGTTCAAAGTTTGAAATGAAGTAAATTCCCTTCCAACCGGCCGAAAAATATGTGTCGGTAAAACTTACAGAAGGGGGTTGAGACGGGTCGACCGAAGAATCTTTGTCGGGATTTTGTCTTGGCGGTAAAAGGGGCTTATAATTCACGGCGGGCTTTGGCGGGAGCGCGGGTTTCTCGGCCACCTGTGGCGGGACCGAGGCCACTTTAAGACTTTTCATCATCGTCGGCGACCctctcttgttgttgttgttgttattattgttgttgtggAAGTTCATGGGCAAGAAACGAGTGTTGTAGGGCAACGTCTGGTACTTGGGGTCGTTCTTGCTGAAATCCGTCACATCGTCGTCGCGCTGATCGCTAACGTTCGATTGTTGCGGCTGTTGTTGGCGATTAAACGGTTCAATAGCTGCCACTTGAGACACTGAATTCTTGGTGGGcctttgctgctgctgctgctgctgctgggaCAAAACTTTGTTATTCTTCTGCGACGCATCGCTGAGTTGGTTGGCCAGCTGCTGATTAAGCATCTTCTTGCGCTGCAGTCGTTCACGCAGCTCATTAATTCGAATTTCCATGTCGCCAACGTTTTCGCGGTTCTCCAGCAGCCTAGCCTTCTTTTCCTTCAAATCGGCCGCCTTTTGTTCGTTCACTTTATTCCGATACTAAAACACAACAAGACAACCAAGcgatacaaaacaaaacaaaacaaacaaataagcCAAAATGTTTAGCTGTTGGCTAGAGGGCAAGTACATAAACATGGGAAGTAgtcaaaacaaataataatcacATACCATTAGTTCGGCTCGCAGACGTTCAAGGTGAAGCTGAACAAAGTAAGCCTTGCTTCCCGGATGAGCCTGGGCGTGGTGGGCCTGTGTGCCGAACTGTTCCAACTGCCGTGTTAGCTCCTCCACCTGGGCAGCCGCCATACTCAGCTCCTTCTCTTTCTCGTTGAAGAGCGCTCGAATCGACGTCAAGTCAGCAGCTGTGGTGAAGAGGCAATCCCATCGAAAAGGAAGAAGacgaaagaaacaagaacAGAAGGAGAGTTACGACATCATAACGCGCGATCATAACGAAAGATAAcatctttcgttttcttttgctcgGCTCTTTACACAATGATCCGTTGGTGATGCGCTGCTGGTCAACCTGGCCCCGCAGAGCTCGTAGTTTGCGCAATTTGGCCTCCTGGGCTTCAACTCTCTCGCGCAATTTGCGGACTCGCTCCGCCTCACTGCTGGAACTAGCATCACTGGCGGCCTGGACCCCCTCCTGCACCTGTTTAAACATACGCAGATTGAACAGAACAAAaagcgattttttttttcaagtttaaatTGCAGAACACAGCATCGTAATAATTGAACAGTTATAAAGCGGGACAGAATCTTCCTACAATTCCTAAaacttcccccccccccctgctCCACAATTAAACGACAGGCCGCTTTTCGTGACCGACTCTAATCATCCATGAATATGAttgttcattcttttcttgttcGAGACAATTGGCAAAGGCAATTAAACACGTAAAAATAACTGTTGAATACAATTCCCAGCTGCTACTTTCTCCattaacgttttttttttagaacaaCATTTGCAAACAATGAGCAGATAGAAGGCCAAACCATTTAGTTGGAAcacggaaataaaaaaaaatatttcgcgtttgtttttttctcttcacaGCAATAATTTACCTGTCGCAAACGATTCTCTCGGGCTGCAATCAGCCGAGCTTGAGTAtccagctgctgctgctgcctgGTGGCAAGGGCCTGCAATTCACTCGTGGTCGGCTCGCTTCTCATTTTGACTTTCCTTCTCCGTCGTGTTTTCGTTTGCTGTCgacaattttttgtgctgtCCTTTTTTAATGCTGGACAAACTGGCGAACCGAGCTCCTACTTCCGGGCATCCTGATTATATCGAAGAGACAAATAGACATTCAATACGTGTAggacgaaaaagaaacatgGGGCGCATGTGAGCGCACTTGTGACAACATTAAAACCACCACACAACTTTCCCAAAAAAATCGTGttttgaaaagaaaggaaagctTGCGCATTTGCcgtcaaacaaaaagaaacgatttGCGGTTATCCTTTATCGAATTCTTTAtgtgaaaacgaaaaaaaaaaggaggaggaagaagaagaaaaaacaagtgtcACGGCGCGGTTATAACCTGGCGTGAGagaagctttaaaaaaaaaaaaagaagcagagGCGAGTTGTGTGCTCCGCCTGGAAAGGGATGGTTAACCTACTGCCCTAGgtgaaatgaagaaaagaaaaaatctataGGAAGACCCGGATTTCTTGAATTCTCTCCAGTGCCTTTTCCTCCTTCTAAAACGGCCGTCCAATTTGCATCGACACGCCACGACCGCGTTCTCCTTCTGATCGATCCTCACCTACCTCTTACCTAACTACTTTCAACCACACACCAAccacccccctcccccctccttttCCATCATAAATAAGATTAAGTcttgggcaaaaaaaaaaaaaacacctttTCTGTTTGCATTATGAATAAACAAAGTcgacaaaaaaagaggggggaagcagaaaaattgtaaaaaatgaAGGACGCTAAGGGTCAGTTCATGTCCCGCGGACATCCTACTTCAATTTTAACGGTAAGAAAATAGTGCCTTACGCCGTGATGTTACACATGTTTTCTCCTacgtcttctttctttttggcgCCCAAAGGTAAAGCTCGCAGTCCAATGGGACTCGTGTGGCAAATGTGGAAAACAAATTGAGAACAAGCTTACAGGATATATCGAGtaacaaaatattaaaaaaaaaaaactcgaatATCTCGTAGCAGCAACGTGCCAAGTATTCACGGTAACGCCCAGGAATTTTCGTCGATCACGTAACAGCTctgcgggaaaaaaaaaatggctaatCATCAAATGGCTGCTGGGACGAGAAATTCGAACTAGCACTTGTTTCCAGATGGAACGTTCTTTTTGAACATGGAATACAATGGAAGCTTCTGTTTTGTCCAatagtttttatttagaaatagGTCTAGCCTAAATTCAAAAGAGTTGAATGGCTGATGCTGCATTCCACCGATTGGATGTTTGAAGAACTGGACGACCAGAATAAAGTAGAGGCGTGAGAAGGAGGGGGCCCGAGGGGGATCGAAATTCCATGAAGTTAATAGGCTTAATGAACAAGGAAATtagcaagttttttttttccatcacaATAAAATTCTCTCACAAAAGCAGTTTCCGTGAAAAAcacagatttatttttttttttcgtaacgGCGTGTTCAGCCTAGCAAACCAATACTGTTTCCAAAGAAGACCCACAAGCCAAAACGACGAGTGTACGAAACTACCACCACAGAGATTAAAAATGGCCGGAATTGACAGCGTGTTGAATGCTAATACGTACACGAACAAATTTACGAAGTGACGATTCGTCAAAGACTGCAGCAGAACTGAGATATTTCCGGTTTTTCGCTCGAACAATCACAAACTCAATGTGCACTCACACACACTCGactcacacacacaacaaacaaCTCTCCTCGATCAAGCGATGCACTTGTAACTTTGGCCGAACCAACAGAGACTGCACAGGTACTAGCAATTCAGCCCCACCAAAATGGATGGTAAAATGTGGGAGGGGAGAAATGCCGATGTTCGCCCTTAGGGGGGACGATCTTTGAGCCATCTAGCGTTCGATATTGCCAAATCGGAAGaaattatttgtgtgtgtacgACCTGTTTGACAAGAAAAAtgacacatttttcaaaaggaaacgtccaactttcttttctttctttttattcaaatttttagaagaaaaaagactttAGTCTTTTACAAAATCAACAGCACTTTTTATGTATACATGTATGCTTTATCATGATAAAAAGATTGACAGTTCAACACAGGTGTTACATGTTGGTATATGCTACCGTTTGAATATCAATAACTGCACATACAGGAAGAACATTACGGATGCGAAGGAAAAGAACGAAAACACGATGCCCAAATGTCCCGTGGAGTCCATCCCCTTAATCCGCCGGGAATTTCCCTCTATTTTTGCACGCATTTCGATCTTTCCCATGGAAAACATAAAGTTGACAAGGAAAATATACACAAGGCACCTAGGTAGTTCATTTATATATCGAACGATCATCTTCGTAATGAATATACGCTGGGGTAGATAAAAACTTGGAAGCTGATAATAATTTGCAGACTAAATGGCTTTCGACCTCTTCGTCTGAAAGCCCAAAAACACTCgaagaatatatatatataaattgtGTAGATGTAtacaaaagcaaaagaaattaaCATAAGAGATGAAAAATTGTCGCAATGGCAAGGCTGTGTACTCCTGTATCGTAACGATGAAGAAGCGTTGTGAAGCTCTTttggttttctcctttttttctcttcttcttttgtttcagcACTTAAATCTGGATGTTATTAGTTGAATTAAAAAGAGCCGAGGACCGTTTCACCCGCACACTTTGATTGTTGCCTTGATGGCGTTTCTCGTCGCTAGAGTCGCCTGTATCGATACCGGAATCCTCTTCTCCCACACCCCTGGACGAGGTGGTGGTGGTAATGGAAGATGAAGAGGACACTGGGCTCGACTCAACTATCGCTTTCAATACCTCAGTGACGTGAGTGAAGAAATCCGGAACGCCTTCATAGCCTGGGAAAAATTGAAACGAATCAGACACCCACACAAAACAGATCAGTTAGCTGTTATAAGATACCGCGCCCACACGGTTAAGTTACGTAAGTAGTGGCCTTAAACGAGGACAGACAACTGATAGGCTGACCAGTGCAAACCGACCTAATCCTATTAGATTATCTGAGTGCGTACCTGGAAATGCATTGATGTCAATAATGGCATAATGCCCAGTGTTCTTTTCCACAACAATGTCAACGCCAAAAAGATTCATTTCCAGAGCGATACGTAGCATAGACATGACCCTGTCGAGTAGCTCTCCGTTGATAGTTGGATGGACATTGCATTTTTCATCGTCATCTAAAACGCTCAATAGGGAGACGGAATCAGGTTTCGATACATCATGGCTATCGAAAAATATGGTTGGTATTTCTGCGATGGCCAAAATCAAGATATTACTATGTTAAATTTAGATGTAcaattcaattgaaaaaaaatatttataccCGCAGCGCTGAAGTTCTTTAGAGAAGGTCTTTCGACCACAAAGTATTTCTTGCCAATAACAAATATCTTAAAAAGAATGGCATCATGGGGAATAAAAGTCTGAGCAACACATGGTGGTTCGCAATCCTTCACGGCTCCTTCGTGAAATATTATCGACATCTAGGAATATGAACAAAACAGTCAACTCAATGttacaagaaaacaagatGACAAAACTTCTTGCCTGGTGAGCCATTTTGGATCCATGGGCAACAGCAGGTTTGCATACTATTGGATGAAGGCAGAATGAATGATTTTTTGCTCTCAAACGTTTAAATCGTGAAAGCCACTTACCAAATGGATATCTTACTCCAGCTTCTCTTAATTTTCTAATGTTTTCTTCAACATCATTACTAACAAGATCAACAAATGGAGGGACAAACACTTCACCTGCAATGTTACAGAAAATTAAAGTTTTCCATAGAAATGCTAAATAAACTGTGCAAAGCACACCAGCCTTATGAAGATCACTGTTGTTGATTTTGCTGTAGGTTTGATATCTGTCAAGCAGCTGGCGAAGATTGTCAAATGGATCAATGATCTTTATTTTTGGATTGGCACAGATGAAGCGTTCAAAAGACTGAACAATGGTAAGACTCtgcaaaaataatttttaaaataatgatGGTGGTAAAGTTGTATCAAGATCAAGATCAAGATAATACTTCAGGATCACCAAGATCAGCTTGCGCAATAACATCAGTCATCTTGTGAATAATGGCAGAAAATGGACCTTGGTCTTCAATTGGAAGAGTTAAGTTAatctaaaaatatttgtaCAATTCAAATTTAACCCAAAGAGGCCAGTTTATCATGTTTTATATATCAGAATACCTTGATCAAGTCAAGCCCAGCTTGATCACAAATTCCAtgaaattcttctaaattaaaTTTCTTGCTCTTCTTTTCGCTAAACCAATAGCCAACTCTATGCCGTGGTACAGTAGTTTCAGAACCCATGATGTGACAGCTACAAggttttcaacaacaaaatcatgAAGTACTTTCTAGCAGCAATGAGGGATATAACTCAATTGAGTGCTAGACACACTTCAACATTGATAGTCACAAAAGGGTTTACACACGTCTCTCTCACAGATCATTGAGGTGACTGCAAACCACAAATGATAAGACACCTCCTCGCAATGTTGATACCTAATCTACATAGACCATAACCTAATTTGCAGTGAAAAgccccaaacaaaaaaacctcaATTTATTGCTCAAGGTGTTTCGAGCAACGCCAACAGATTTAAACCATATAATTTACAATTTCGTATTTATGCTACCTGCTTCAGATTTCGTCACGTGTATAGCAAAGGGAAGCCTTTCACAAACGAAACTAGAAGGCCAATCAGGAAGACCAGCAAACGTTTGGCGTTTTCCATAGGCTCGTCCGCACTTCTAGCCTTTCGTTGATAATGATAAATTTCGAAACAAACTCCAGTCTTAAAAACTATCGCTGGCGATCGCGATTGTATAC
The DNA window shown above is from Daphnia magna isolate NIES linkage group LG9, ASM2063170v1.1, whole genome shotgun sequence and carries:
- the LOC116930185 gene encoding LOW QUALITY PROTEIN: apoptosis-stimulating of p53 protein 2 (The sequence of the model RefSeq protein was modified relative to this genomic sequence to represent the inferred CDS: deleted 1 base in 1 codon) — protein: MRSEPTTSELQALATRQQQQLDTQARLIAARENRLRQVQEGVQAASDASSSSEAERVRKLRERVEAQEAKLRKLRALRGQVDQQRITNGSLSADLTSIRALFNEKEKELSMAAAQVEELTRQLEQFGTQAHHAQAHPGSKAYFVQLHLERLRAELMYRNKVNEQKAADLKEKKARLLENRENVGDMEIRINELRERLQRKKMLNQQLANQLSDASQKNNKVLSQQQQQQQQRPTKNSVSQVAAIEPFNRQQQPQQSNVSDQRDDDVTDFSKNDPKYQTLPYNTRFLPMNFHNNNNNNNNNKRGSPTMMKSLKVASVPPQVAEKPALPPKPAVNYKPLLPPRQNPDKDSSVDPSQPPSDEKGTDYLLAKAELPLKPKPLTLKKHVIPPPPPPLPPPPPSQPPEFLAELTKDEAMDAEDERDDESSHPQIEQAEDRVGATYSDQSGESPMASAHPLSAPNYDEDSAVDKGAASLMTEARDPSPPLEGVARRLRKGNLKSGTADALRKSRRVSFDPLALLLDASLEGELELVKKTALEVSNPSAANDEGITALHNAICAGHLEIVRFLVELGCDVNAQDSDGWTPLHCAASCNNLAMVKFLVEHGACIFAATLSDQETAAEKCEEDEEGFDGCSEYLYSIQEKLGILNGGRVSAVYDYEAQNSDELTFRMGDELVVLRKGDDYEREWWWSRLSDHEGYVPRNLLGLYPRMKRKESEE
- the LOC116930195 gene encoding inositol-tetrakisphosphate 1-kinase-like; the protein is MGSETTVPRHRVGYWFSEKKSKKFNLEEFHGICDQAGLDLIKINLTLPIEDQGPFSAIIHKMTDVIAQADLGDPESLTIVQSFERFICANPKIKIIDPFDNLRQLLDRYQTYSKINNSDLHKAGEVFVPPFVDLVSNDVEENIRKLREAGVRYPFVCKPAVAHGSKMAHQMSIIFHEGAVKDCEPPCVAQTFIPHDAILFKIFVIGKKYFVVERPSLKNFSAAEIPTIFFDSHDVSKPDSVSLLSVLDDDEKCNVHPTINGELLDRVMSMLRIALEMNLFGVDIVVEKNTGHYAIIDINAFPGYEGVPDFFTHVTEVLKAIVESSPVSSSSSITTTTSSRGVGEEDSGIDTGDSSDEKRHQGNNQSVRVKRSSALFNSTNNIQI